Proteins found in one Arachis stenosperma cultivar V10309 chromosome 8, arast.V10309.gnm1.PFL2, whole genome shotgun sequence genomic segment:
- the LOC130943658 gene encoding probable LRR receptor-like serine/threonine-protein kinase At5g63710 isoform X2: MFQLKIFSSWLIFLSVLRHSYPITDPDVEGEALIEFLRALNDSNNQIKDWNSFFVSPCYSWSNVDCSNKHVISLNLASKGFSGTLSPSIAKLKYLVSLELQDNNLAGPLPDYIANLTRLEYLNLADNNFSGSVPATWGRLSSLKHLLLKGNDLSGHIPDTIANLTGLAELDLSSNGLTGTIPMPLFSIPIFNFSNTLLHCGSSLDQPCASKPSLPGSTNKPKLVKIVGFASCGLFALIILGAIFVYRYHHMHRHKTDVFFDVSGEDESQISFWQLRRFSWRELQHATKNFSKSNVIGTGGFGKVYKGVLSDGTKVAVKRLADYQAPGGEAAFQREVQLISVAVHKNLLRLIGYCTTSTERILVYPFMENRSVAYQLRDLKEGEKGLDWAMRKNVAFGTAHGLDYLHNQCNPKIIHRDLKAANILLDDNFEAVLGDFGLAKLVDTRVTHVTTQVRGTMGHIAPEYLCTGKSSEKTDVFGYGITLLELVTGQRAVDLFRLQEEEEDVLLLDHIKKLLKEDRVKDIVDRNLETYDSEEVERIIHVALLCTRNYPEERPTMSEIVKMLQGVGLQERWNELEQHNNEEERKCMHCGF; encoded by the exons ATGTTTCaactcaaaatattttcaagttGGTTGATATTTCTGAGTGTATTGAGGCACAGTTATCCAATCACAGATCCTGATGTGGAag GGGAAGCATTGATTGAATTTCTGAGGGCCCTCAATGATTCCAATAATCAAATTAAAGATTGGAATAGTTTTTTTGTGAGCCCCTGCTATAGTTGGTCTAATGTTGATTGTAGCAACAAACATGTTATATCTCT GAACTTGGCATCAAAAGGATTTTCTGGAACACTTTCTCCCTCAATTGCCAAATTGAAATACTTGGTTAGCTT GGAGTTGCAGGACAACAATCTTGCAGGCCCTTTACCTGACTACATCGCCAACTTAACGCGCCTCGAATATCTTAATCTTGCTGACAATAATTTCAGTGGTTCTGTCCCGGCTACTTGGGGCCGACTTTCAAGTCTAAAGCATCT GTTGTTGAAAGGGAATGACTTATCTGGACATATTCCAGATACAATTGCAAACCTTACTGGATTGGCAGAATT GGATCTTTCATCTAATGGTCTTACTGGAACTATCCCAATGCCACTCTTTTCAATTCCAATATTTAA TTTTTCGAACACACTTCTTCATTGCGGCTCTAGCTTGGATCAGCCTTGTGCTTCTAAACCTTCACTTCCTG GTTCAACCAACAAACCAAAACTTGTAAAGATTGTTGGTTTTGCAAGTTGTGGTTTATTTGCACTGATAATTCTTGGGGCTATCTTTGTATATAGATACCATCACATGCACAGACATAAAACTGATGTCTTTTTTGATGTTTCag GTGAAGATGAGAGCCAAATTTCCTTTTGGCAACTGAGAAGATTTTCATGGCGTGAACTGCAACACGCGACTAAAAATTTCAGCAAAAGCAATGTAATTGGCACAGGAGGATTTGGAAAAGTATATAAAGGAGTACTCTCAGATGGCACAAAAGTGGCCGTGAAACGCCTCGCCGATTATCAGGCTCCTGGTGGAGAAGCTGCATTCCAAAGAGAAGTTCAACTTATAAGTGTTGCAGTTCATAAGAATCTGCTAAGATTAATTGGATACTGTACAACCTCAACTGAAAGAATCCTAGTGTACCCTTTCATGGAAAATAGAAGTGTAGCATATCAATTGAGAG ATTTAAAAGAAGGTGAGAAAGGTTTAGACTGGGCAATGAGGAAAAATGTGGCATTTGGCACAGCACATGGATTAGATTATTTACATAATCAATGCAACCCTAAGATAATTCACCGTGATTTGAAAGCCGCAAATATTTTATTAGATGATAACTTTGAAGCTGTTCTTGGAGACTTTGGTCTAGCTAAACTTGTTGATACAAGGGTGACTCATGTTACTACTCAAGTGAGAGGCACAATGGGTCATATAGCACCAGAATACTTGTGCACCGGAAAATCATCAGAGAAGACTGATGTGTTTGGATATGGTATAACACTTCTTGAATTGGTCACCGGTCAACGCGCCGTTGACTTATTTCGGCTtcaagaggaggaggaggatgttCTTCTGCTTGATCAT ATAAAAAAGCTATTGAAGGAAGACAGGGTGAAGGACATAGTAGATAGAAACCTAGAGACATATGATTCAGAGGAAGTAGAGAGAATAATtcatgttgcattgctttgcaCAAGAAACTACCCAGAGGAGCGTCCAACAATGTCAGAGATAGTGAAAATGCTTCAAGGAGTGGGTTTGCAAGAGAGATGGAATGAATTGGAGCAACATAATAATGAAGAAGAG AGAAAATGCATGCATTGTGGTTTCTGA
- the LOC130943658 gene encoding probable LRR receptor-like serine/threonine-protein kinase At5g63710 isoform X1, which yields MFQLKIFSSWLIFLSVLRHSYPITDPDVEGEALIEFLRALNDSNNQIKDWNSFFVSPCYSWSNVDCSNKHVISLNLASKGFSGTLSPSIAKLKYLVSLELQDNNLAGPLPDYIANLTRLEYLNLADNNFSGSVPATWGRLSSLKHLLLKGNDLSGHIPDTIANLTGLAELDLSSNGLTGTIPMPLFSIPIFNFSNTLLHCGSSLDQPCASKPSLPGSTNKPKLVKIVGFASCGLFALIILGAIFVYRYHHMHRHKTDVFFDVSGEDESQISFWQLRRFSWRELQHATKNFSKSNVIGTGGFGKVYKGVLSDGTKVAVKRLADYQAPGGEAAFQREVQLISVAVHKNLLRLIGYCTTSTERILVYPFMENRSVAYQLRDLKEGEKGLDWAMRKNVAFGTAHGLDYLHNQCNPKIIHRDLKAANILLDDNFEAVLGDFGLAKLVDTRVTHVTTQVRGTMGHIAPEYLCTGKSSEKTDVFGYGITLLELVTGQRAVDLFRLQEEEEDVLLLDHIKKLLKEDRVKDIVDRNLETYDSEEVERIIHVALLCTRNYPEERPTMSEIVKMLQGVGLQERWNELEQHNNEEEVSNQLMSHQFVWTAEYSTLDQEAIRLSAAR from the exons ATGTTTCaactcaaaatattttcaagttGGTTGATATTTCTGAGTGTATTGAGGCACAGTTATCCAATCACAGATCCTGATGTGGAag GGGAAGCATTGATTGAATTTCTGAGGGCCCTCAATGATTCCAATAATCAAATTAAAGATTGGAATAGTTTTTTTGTGAGCCCCTGCTATAGTTGGTCTAATGTTGATTGTAGCAACAAACATGTTATATCTCT GAACTTGGCATCAAAAGGATTTTCTGGAACACTTTCTCCCTCAATTGCCAAATTGAAATACTTGGTTAGCTT GGAGTTGCAGGACAACAATCTTGCAGGCCCTTTACCTGACTACATCGCCAACTTAACGCGCCTCGAATATCTTAATCTTGCTGACAATAATTTCAGTGGTTCTGTCCCGGCTACTTGGGGCCGACTTTCAAGTCTAAAGCATCT GTTGTTGAAAGGGAATGACTTATCTGGACATATTCCAGATACAATTGCAAACCTTACTGGATTGGCAGAATT GGATCTTTCATCTAATGGTCTTACTGGAACTATCCCAATGCCACTCTTTTCAATTCCAATATTTAA TTTTTCGAACACACTTCTTCATTGCGGCTCTAGCTTGGATCAGCCTTGTGCTTCTAAACCTTCACTTCCTG GTTCAACCAACAAACCAAAACTTGTAAAGATTGTTGGTTTTGCAAGTTGTGGTTTATTTGCACTGATAATTCTTGGGGCTATCTTTGTATATAGATACCATCACATGCACAGACATAAAACTGATGTCTTTTTTGATGTTTCag GTGAAGATGAGAGCCAAATTTCCTTTTGGCAACTGAGAAGATTTTCATGGCGTGAACTGCAACACGCGACTAAAAATTTCAGCAAAAGCAATGTAATTGGCACAGGAGGATTTGGAAAAGTATATAAAGGAGTACTCTCAGATGGCACAAAAGTGGCCGTGAAACGCCTCGCCGATTATCAGGCTCCTGGTGGAGAAGCTGCATTCCAAAGAGAAGTTCAACTTATAAGTGTTGCAGTTCATAAGAATCTGCTAAGATTAATTGGATACTGTACAACCTCAACTGAAAGAATCCTAGTGTACCCTTTCATGGAAAATAGAAGTGTAGCATATCAATTGAGAG ATTTAAAAGAAGGTGAGAAAGGTTTAGACTGGGCAATGAGGAAAAATGTGGCATTTGGCACAGCACATGGATTAGATTATTTACATAATCAATGCAACCCTAAGATAATTCACCGTGATTTGAAAGCCGCAAATATTTTATTAGATGATAACTTTGAAGCTGTTCTTGGAGACTTTGGTCTAGCTAAACTTGTTGATACAAGGGTGACTCATGTTACTACTCAAGTGAGAGGCACAATGGGTCATATAGCACCAGAATACTTGTGCACCGGAAAATCATCAGAGAAGACTGATGTGTTTGGATATGGTATAACACTTCTTGAATTGGTCACCGGTCAACGCGCCGTTGACTTATTTCGGCTtcaagaggaggaggaggatgttCTTCTGCTTGATCAT ATAAAAAAGCTATTGAAGGAAGACAGGGTGAAGGACATAGTAGATAGAAACCTAGAGACATATGATTCAGAGGAAGTAGAGAGAATAATtcatgttgcattgctttgcaCAAGAAACTACCCAGAGGAGCGTCCAACAATGTCAGAGATAGTGAAAATGCTTCAAGGAGTGGGTTTGCAAGAGAGATGGAATGAATTGGAGCAACATAATAATGAAGAAGAGGTTAGTAATCAACTCATGTCTCACCAGTTTGTTTGGACTGCTGAATATTCAACCCTTGATCAAGAAGCTATAAGGCTTTCAGCAGCAAGATAA